The following is a genomic window from Onthophagus taurus isolate NC chromosome 1, IU_Otau_3.0, whole genome shotgun sequence.
tagtgttagttctagttttagtttcaatattttcgttattatacATTTCATCTACCTCCACTTCATCGGCCTCATTTACATAGGCACTTCTCTGAtatcttttccaatttttttttcttcaatcaAATTAGTTACTACTTGAAAACTTGGCCTCTTCTTCATCTCCTATATCTTCATTTGCCGTAACTTCTCCATCTTCCATAACTTCTTCATTTTCAGAACTATCATCCTGCTTGAAACATATGTggcataaaaataaatcaacagTTTCTTCATCTGGAATGTGCagtttatgtatttttggaACACAATGCTTGTCGCGGTATTGTTTGCAGCCATcacatataaaaattttttttgaacgtttttgattttattaactttgctttcttattttcttcacgttttctttttctttcttctttttgagTTTGCATTTTTTCCTGCAGCtctctttttcttattttaagtCCCTGTATTTTTGAGAAGTGTGCAGACGCAGGATAAATGAGGTAGTCGTTGATATTACTTGTTTGGGAATATTGGACACTACCGGTCATGAGTTTGTAGTTAATTTGTTGTGAATAACAACTGTAGAGTCTTCTATTGGTTGCGTTTGTTGGTTAATTTTTCCAGAGTCATAGCTATTTtgcgaaattatttattcgtTGACTTCTTGTAAAACTTCTTCATTAGTTAATTTTTCGGTGGTGTTTTTCtattgttttgtttaaaatgctGCCATATTTGATAAAGCTTCCAAAAACTTTCATCACTCTCATCACAATCTTTGGACTTTTTCATGtgcaataattttaacaaaatcattataggttaaaattttattatcttcatCCACATTAATATCGTCTATTTTAACGTCTTTTCCTAAGTATTTACTGTAGTCAACAGCATTAGGGTCGAAAGGGTATAATTCACAAGCCCTAAAACCGTTTATAAAccgttatttattatattgacGCGGTGTACAGTCAATTAGCaggtttttgtttattattagttatagtttctttttaatcacAAGCAAACTTCTTAGCACTTTCTTAAGAAACCCGTTGTTTTGAGACGTgtttacagtttttttttaacggactatttggtttaaaaattttgtaataaagtaGAATACTATTGCTAATGATAGATGGAGCAGCATGAAACTTCTTGCGGTATTAAAAGTAAAGTGGAAcgcttaaaaattattgagataGGCTCTCTGTCCAATAACTGTCATTGTCCAATAATTGTGTATTGGTTTACcctatacaggtgtctcagcgagaccggtcattagacgtttctggggttctggccaaaataaaaatttaagaattcagatttaagtattatcatatattatacaacaagacgatcgaaaatactcgataaTACGAGACGTATTGCCTGAAACACCACGAGACCGAAGGTCGAGTGGTGTTTTTTAAGGCAATACGTTGAGattcgagtattttcgattgtcgtgttgtatatggctagactatttcatgaataaaaaatacacaaatttttagaattttaatatttttttaataaattacattgattGTTATGGAAACATGCATGGATGtctcgaaattaattaaatgtcaaacaagcgataatacaaaggttcgtattaCAGCGATAATACGAAGGTTCGTATTATCGTTCTCCATGGTTACAGCCAAATAACCGCTGAAATACTCGCAATTGACGGAAAACCGCGAATTCTTATTGGCTGTTAACGATATGAATGAAATAGtcatatattatacaacaagacgatcgaaaatactcgataaTACGAGACGTATTGCCTGAAACACCACGAGACCGAAGGTCGAGTGGTGTTTTTTAAGGCAATACGTCGAGATTCGTGTATTTTCGATTGTCGTGTTGTATATGGCTAGactatttcatgaataaaaaatagacatatttttagaattttcatatttttttaataaattacatttattgTTATGGAAACATGCATGGATGtctcgaaattaattaaatgtcaaacaagcgataatacaaaggttcgtattacagcgataatacaaaggttcgtattaTCGTTCTCCATGGTTACGGCCAAATAACCGCTGAAATACTCGCAATTGACGGAAAACCGCGAATTCTTATTGGCTGTTAACGATATGAATGAAATAGTCAATTGCATTCTCAtaacacttccggttataccgtgTAGCTACCCGAATCGGTACgcgtaatttatttttttatggtgtTTATCGTACACCTgggattattattaatttgttaattttctttacgattacggtaattaatttttttgttataagtttaactatcatttttatttgcaTCGATTATTACATTtgttattatacatataacgATAACTTGGTCAATTGTATTTTCATTCAATTCATATTTTGTGTATGAGTTGCTTTTTTTGTCTGTTCTCTTCGTTTCCCTAACTAAGTTCGGACTTACATTGTTATGGCAATTTTCGATACTCACCCGTCTCCACTGTTAAAAAGCTGGTCAGTGGCCAAATCCCTTATTGAGGCTTGCATCGTTTTATTTGTAGTAAGTGTACGTCTCAtgggaaatttatcaaaacatgcacGGAATGCCAGAAACTgtttagttattttattagaaggccatggaattttgacagtcTTTCGtttatgtttgtattattgttgtcaTTAGTAATATTTGACCACGGGTGTAAGTCATTGAACACCATGGTATATTAGTCCAACGCCGAtacttgaaatttattttgttaatttattttgcgtGTCGAACACTTTGAGAGATACTTCAAACTTAACGCCTatcacaaagaaaaaaatccgaaaaattgaaaaaaaatttcttagttgtattttaaatttatatcttttatccaaatctaatttttgtcatttttgtCATAGATCCTGAAAAAGTAGAGAGCATATTAAACTGGAAACCACCGCAAGATCAACAACAACTGAGAAGCTTTCTAGGAATGATAACGTACGTAGGAAAATTCCTTCCTAATTATCAAGCAATACAGAAATTCTGcggaaattaatattaaaatcggGAAAATGGATTTGGACTAACGAACATCAACAATCTTTTCAGTTCCTaaagaaacaattaagttGTACTGACAAATTATTATGCTTATGATGACATACTCAAACCTACTCATCTGATAGTTGATGCAAGTCCTTGGGGCCAGGAGCTATCTTTCCCAAGGCGATAAACACACATCGATTGTTGCTTACGCCAGCAGATCCCTAACAGAGCAGAAACACGATACAGCCAGTTTGAAAGGGAGGCGCTAGCTGCGTGTTGGGCAATCcaacattttacaatttatctaCTTGGAACGACATTCACGTTAAATGTCAAGAGCAGCTCCAAGTGCACGGTTAGAGCGATTATGCCTAAAAATACAGCAATTCAAATTTGAGGTGGTACATCAAAAAGGCTCATGTAATCCATCTGATTACTTATCAAGATATGCGATTTCAGAAAGCAACATGAATTATGCCAAAAACAGAACTGAAGAGTATGTTCAATTCATTTGTAACACATCAACACCTAAATTGATATCGTTAGATCAGATTAAACAGAACACCGATCAAGATGAAACATTACAAGCTTTGAAAATGGCTATAAGAACGAATGATTACAAACCTTGGCAAAACCTAGAATTAAAACCTTATTCCAagataaaagaagaaattactGTGATAAATGGAATATTACTAAAATGACATCAAATAATTATACCCAGCAATTTACAAGATTCGATCATAAGATTAGCACATAGAGGACACCAAGCAATAGTAAAGTCTACTTCGAACAAAGGTATGGTTCCCAACActagaagaaaaagaaaatttcataaaacaCTGTACAGCATGTCAAATTACAACGCCTCATAGACAAAGAGACCCTACCGTATCATTAAACAGAGCTAGCTATCCATGTCAATATGTTGATATAGATTATGCTGGTCTATTTAAAAACGGGAAGTATTGTTTTGTACtaattgatgaattttctaAGTTTCCCATAGTAGAGATTGTACCATCTACAAGTTTTCCTTATATACAAAGAGTATTTAACCAAACATTCGCAATCTTTGGCATACCCGAATGCATCCAATCCGACAATGGCGCACCATCTAATGGAAGCGAGTTTAAAAACTACTGTAGAAATCTAAATATAAAACACAATCGAATAACTCCGTATTGGCCTGAAGCTAATGGTCTACCAGAAAGATTTgtaaaaacactaaaaaaattacttacatgCTCATATTTTGAGTCAGGTCAGATGGAAGATAAGTTACAAGAATTCCTTACCAATTATAGAAGTACCCTACACTCTACTACAAATCGAAATCCATACCGCGCAGTTTTCAACAGAGAGATAAAAGGGTATTTACCAACCATAATAAAAGAGAAAAGCAACCacaataaaatggaaaattatcAACAGAAAATTGGTAAAGCAAACTTAAAACGAAATACGCGACATCACCAGTTCAAAATAAATGACAAAGTGTACTGCAAACAACAGAAAAAGAATTCTCTAACTCCAAAATATGACCCAATACCATATACAATAACATAAATACAGGTTCTCAAATCCGAACGCAGAGAAGAAATCAATGTATAATAAGGAACTCATTATTCTTTAAGCTATGTTTATCCTCAACTAACCCGAAACAACCCAAACCGATTCCCAAACCTGTTACGAAACCCCTAGTAAGATCGACACGCCCAATGACCCCTTTGATACTCGTGAGTACAACGAAACCACCAACAACCCTAGTCGAAACATCTCCACCAATGGCAACTGCGATACCGAGAAATCCACCAGCAACACTTTCAACAACGATTGAGGTTCCACTGCTCAAATCTCCAATACCAATTCCACCACCAACGACTCCACCATCAGGAGAATCATCACCGACATCCACGCCAACAGATACAACTTCAACACCTGGCAAAGAAGAAATTCCCATAACAACATGGAAATCTAAAAGATCAAGAAAACCACCGAAGTATCTTTCAGATTATACAGTGTAGGAGGGATGTAGTGTCCACCACCTATAAAGGTCATTGAACAGTTTTTAGACAATGACAGATATATGTGCGGCTAAGTTCAGACAAGAGAGAAAACGACGCGAAGAATCAGATATAACAAATAACCGAGTATCGAGATTATTGttgatatattattaataaagtgttTAGTTAATCAATATCTAGAGCGTTGTTTTTGTAACCGTAACAAAACATAACActtctgtttgttattttagttaaataaaAGCTACTAATCTAAAGGATTATCAATCGTagttatttgtaaaaataaattaaacgacaaactgtcaaaatatcatggccttctaataaaaatataacaggtTTCCGGCATTACCTGCGTGTCTTGATAAATTTCCCAAATAGGtacaggaatgtttatagatgatttgtagagaattaaattctctttctggtaggcgttccatttaaaattttcgactttcttgcCATTGAACATGGAAACATAGTCACTCAATTTTTCACtagcctgtataagatactctgatacaacaaGTGACAATCTATTTGGTATCATCTGAAGCGTAATCGTGCCAATGtaaagcttttttgaatgaaagttTGCGAGTAatggggttttaaagagcatgatcaaatttacaaaaaaaattaaaattaaaataacttgtaTCAAAGTAtcaaactatagcattccatttaaaataacgaagttgtggtcagTTTGACTAGGGGTGTTCCACAGGGTTCTATCCTTGGTcctcttttgtttttgatgtttttcaatgaCTTTCCGTATTATTTTAGGGACATTGACTGTTTATTATATGCTGACGATGCCACATTAATTATCCGAGGCAATGAAGCTGAAGAGGTCATTCAAAGATCAGAATTGGTTCTAAATAGAGCACGTAACTGGTGCATCGCGAATGAGTTGTGTTTGAATGATGGGAAAACAGTCAGAATGATTTTAAGtcagagaaattttaattttactaattttggTAACCCGTCGTTTGGAAAATTCTTGGGAGTTCACATAACCACTCCAATATTGAAGTTCGATCATCATGTTGACGCTATaagtaagaaaatttcaaaaaacatctttttgCTACGAAACCTTATTGTCAAGGTGGAACTAGAAGTAGTAAAAGCCGCTTACTTCGCGCTTATACAAACCCATATATCTTACGCCATTTTAGCGTGGGGAAACACTCCCGCTAGCAAACGGGTTTTTAACTTACAGCGTAGGGCCCTAAGAGTTGTGGGAGGCCTGGGATACAGTGAGGACTGTCGACACATCTTCGTGCGTTTAGGCGTTCTAACCCTGCCATCTATTTacatattaaattgtttattgtatGCTCCGAACAATTTCGACGAGCTTTTAAATCATGCTGATGTTCACAGATATGCAACTCGTAATCGTTGTAATGTGTATGTTGATAAGTGTAGATTGAGTATGACGCAACGGGGTCCAACATACATGTGTCAAAAGCTATTTAATAAGTTGCCGTTGAATGTCAGAAGTCTTCCGTTTCTTACTATGAAACGTAAACTGACACATTTCTTGGTTTCGAATGCGTTTTACTCCGtcgatgaatttttaaaatgtaatattgATATTTCTTAGTAGTAAATGTGAACCTGTAAATTGAACTGACGAGTGTAAGAGAACTATCTTATGGCACAATAAAGATTATGATTATGATTATGATTATGATTACTTTCGGTAGGCGAAGTGacggccatcttgaaagtattttagatcgaaagtttcgGATGTTTAACCTCTAcaaccaaaatttcaaaattgtacgaatagtggaacttaaaaaagttctaacgaaccagttacgtaaAACACTATTTCAACTATACTGTTCATATATGTATGAATGTGTAAATATGCATGCAATATAAAGTATAAatcattcttttaaaatgtatttaaaaaatgttattttattcaattttcgaCCAAACTCTAAAAACTATCAAGAAATGAGTGAAATTGTGAATGGGACGAATCGCGTCATCAATATCTGACATATGTAATGGTACAAATACAAGAAGATAAAATGCTACAGTCCAAACGTGCTTGAAATATCAACGTTGCTTATACGAACTTGGAATTCCAGGAACACCCCTTCAACTTC
Proteins encoded in this region:
- the LOC111429446 gene encoding anti-sigma-I factor RsgI2-like, yielding MNYAKNRTEEYVQFICNTSTPKLISLDQIKQNTDQDETLQALKMAIRTNDYKPWQNLELKPYSKIKEEITLCLSSTNPKQPKPIPKPVTKPLVRSTRPMTPLILVSTTKPPTTLVETSPPMATAIPRNPPATLSTTIEVPLLKSPIPIPPPTTPPSGESSPTSTPTDTTSTPGKEEIPITTWKSKRSRKPPKYLSDYTV